One Dermatophagoides farinae isolate YC_2012a chromosome 1, ASM2471394v1, whole genome shotgun sequence genomic region harbors:
- the LOC124491381 gene encoding uncharacterized protein LOC124491381, whose protein sequence is MYNNKITCLLVCMLLHIVSGQFSFGGSSDSGFSGFKLSGPLGQLMRGSSPLNLMTSNYGFGQILGSLINSGSNSGGPLSQLATAASSQYINALRSNPLLSQFANVAAGQQSGPPSAASPYAAPPSHQPHSPHHHSMYQNPMALLGGDSSMYGPPQQPGYDHHFGGSNVFPQFATPDNYFPNGQYGGPPPIPSYGPQSSYGSQLPSPIHHLDRKK, encoded by the exons atgtacaacaacaaaatcactTGTTTATTAGTTTGTATGCTATTGCATATTGTTTCTGGTCAATTTTCTTTCGGCGGTAGCAGCGATAGCGGTTTCTCGGGATTCAAATTATCCGGCCCATTAGGTCAATTGATGCGTGGATCAAGtccattgaatttaatgaCATCAAATTATGGTTTTGGCCAAATTCTTGGATCATTGATCAACAGTGGTTCGAATAGCGGTGGACCATTAAGTCAATTGGCTACGGCAGCATCATCTCAATATATAAATGCCCTACGAAGTAATCCATTGTTGAGTCAATTCGCTAATGTTGCAGCTGGCCAACAATCAGGACCACCATCAGCAGCAAGTCCATATGCTGCTCCACCATCACATCAACCACATtcaccacatcatcattctatgtACCAGAATCCAATGGCTCTTTTAGGTGGTGACAGTTCAATGTATGGACCACCACAGCAACCAggttatgatcatcattttggtgGCAGCAATGTTTTCCCACAATTTGCAACACCAGACA ACTATTTCCCCAATGGCCAATATGGTGGCCCACCACCAATTCCATCGTATGGACCACAATCCTCATATGGATCACAGTTGCCATCACCAATCCATCACCTTGATCGTAAAAAATAA
- the shi gene encoding dynamin-1 shibire isoform X2: MVAGNDGMEGLIPIVNKLQDAFSALGVSMSLDLPQIAVIGGQSAGKSSVLENFVGRDFLPRGSGIVTRRPLVLQLIHSNMEYGEFLHCRGKKFTNFDEIRKEIEDETDRTTGSNKGISPIPINLRVYSPHVLNLTLIDLPGMTKVPVGDQPADIEHQIREMLLTYIRRENCLILAVTSANQDLATSDALKLAKEVDPEGLRTIGVITKLDLMDEGTDAKDILENKLLPLRRGYIGVVNRSQRDIEGRKDIKTALDAERKFFLSHPSYRHMADRMGTPYLQRVLNQQLTNHIRDTLPALRDKLQKQMLQLEKEVEEYKNFRPDDPTRKTKAMLQMIQQLQTDFERNIEGSGSAAINTSELSGGARINRIFHERFPFEIVKMEFDEKELRREIAFAIRNIHGIRVGLFTPDMAFEAIVKRQIGQLREPSIKCVDLVIAEMGNVVRRCTQKMVRYPRLQEETERIIMSHVREREQKTKDQIMMLCDVELAYMNTNHEDFIGFSNAQQSADNSQKRKLGNQVIRKGYMNIHNLGIMKGGSRDYWFVLTSESLSWYKDEEEKDKKYMLPLDGLKIKDMESGFMSRRHTFALFNPDQRNVYKDYKQLELSCESQEDVDSWKASFLRAGVYPERSSEASTANGGEDGADAGVSSLDPQLERQVETIRNLVDSYMKIVTKTYRDLVPKIIMHLMINESKDFIYSELLAQLYQAGDQSTMMEESPEEERKREEMLRMYHACKQALQIIGDVSMQTSYQPAPPPIKDDWSWRNMAPSPTPMSNNISKAPPPATNPTAPMNRPPPPSSNPSRGAPPPPGRPAPNVPGRGTAPPPVRPGGLPPPLIPTRGGGMPNLPPRIQQGIQQGITQAVTDSVLDAFGFGSHK, translated from the exons ATGGTCGCTGGCAACGACGGGATGGAAGGCCTTATCCCCATTGTCAATAAATTGCAAGATGCATTTTCTGCATTGG GTGTGTCCATGTCATTGGACTTGCCACAGATAGCAGTTATTGGTGGCCAATCTGCGGGTAAATCATCtgttttggaaaattttgtcGGTAGAGATTTTCTTCCACGTGGTTCAGGTATCGTCACACGAAGACCGCTCGTATTGCAACTGATCCACTCGAATATGG AATATGGCGAGTTCTTACATTGTCGTGGTAAAAAGTTCACCAACTTTGATGAAATACGTAAAGAAATTGAGGATGAAACCGATCGAACCACCGGATCAAACAAAGGCATCTCGCCAATACCAATCAATCTTCGAGTTTATTCACCTCATGTATTAAATTTaactttgattgatttaccCG GCATGACAAAAGTACCGGTCGGTGATCAACCAGCCGACATTGAGCATCAAATTCGTGAAATGCTTTTGACATATATTCGTCGTGAAAATTGTCTGATTTTGGCCGTAACAAGTGCAAATCAAGATTTGGCTACATCTGACGCTTTAAAATTGGCTAAAGAAGTTGATCCAGAAGGTTTACGTACCATCGGTGTAATTACTAAACTTGATTTGATGGACGAAGGTACCGATGCCAAAGATATTCTTGAGAACAAATTATTACCACTCCGACGTGGTTATATCGGTGTGGTTAATCGTTCACAACGTGACATCGAGGGACGTAAAGACATCAAAACAGCTTTAGATGCtgaacgaaaatttttcctcTCCCACCCATCATATCGTCATATGGCAGACCGTATGGGCACACCATATCTTCAACGTGTGCTTAATCAACAACTGACCAATCACATTCGTGATACATTGCCTGCATTGCGCGATAAGCTCCAGAAGCAAATGTTACAGCTGGAAAAAGAAGTGGAAGAATATAAAAACTTTCGTCCGGACGATCCGACTAGAAAGACAAAAGCAATGTTGCAGATGATACAACAGCTACAAACAGATTTCGAACGAAACATTGAAGGATCCGGTTCAGCTGCAATCAATACATCCGAATTATCCGGTGGTGCTCGTATCAATCGCATATTTCATGAACgttttccatttgaaattgttAAAATGGAATTCGACGAGAAAGAACTCCGACGTGAGATTGCGTTTGCCATTCGAAACATTCATGGTATTCGTGTCGGTTTGTTCACACCCGATATGGCCTTTGAAGCTATTGTTAAACGACAAATCGGTCAGCTTCGAGAACCATCAATTAAATGCGTTGATTTAGTTATTGCCGAAATGGGTAATGTTGTTCGCCGTTGTACACAGAAAATGGTTCGATATCCAAGGCTACAAGAAGAAACAGAACGAATCATAATGTCACATGTCCGTGAAcgtgaacaaaaaacaaaagaccaaataatgatgttatGCGATGTTGAATTGGCCTATATGAACACAAATCACGAAGATTTCATTGGATTTTCCAATGCTCAACAATCAGCAGACAATTCACAGAAACGCAAACTAGGAAATCAG GTAATTCGTAAAGGCTACATGAATATTCACAATTTGGGTATCATGAAAGGTGGTTCACGTGATTATTGGTTTGTATTGACCAGTGAATCGTTGTCCTGGTAtaaagatgaagaagaaaaagataaGAAATACATGCTTCCACTTGATGGTCTCAAAATTAAG GACATGGAATCCGGTTTTATGTCACGACGACATACGTTTGCATTGTTCAATCCTGATCAAAGAAATGTCTATAAAGATTATAAACAATTAGAATTGTCATGTGAATCACAGGAAGATGTTGATTCATGGAAAGCATCATTCCTTCGTGCTGGTGTCTATCCCGAACGTAGTAGTGAAGCCAGTACAGCCAACGGCGGTGAAGATGGTGCCGATGCAGGTGTATCTAGTCTTGATCCACAATTGGAACGACAAGTGGAAACAATTAGAAATTTGGTCGATTCATACATGAAAATCGTCACCAAAACATATCG GGACCTCGTTCCCAAGATCATCATGCATCTTATGATCAATGAATCGAAAGATTTCATTTACTCAGAGCTGTTGGCTCAACTTTATCAAGCTGGTGATCAG tCAACGATGATGGAAGAATCTCCAGAAGAAGAACGTAAACGAGAAGAAATGTTGCGAATGTATCATGCTTGCAAACAAGCATTACAAATCATTGGCGATGTATCAATGCAGACTAGCTATCAACCGGCGCCACCACCCATTAAAGATGATTGGTCATGGCGTAATATGGCGCCATCGCCAACACCAATGAGTAATAATATATCAAAAGCACCGCCACCGGCAACAAATCCAACAGCTCCAATGAATcggccaccaccaccaagcTCGAATCCAAGCCGAGgtgcaccaccaccacctggACGTCCGGCCCCGAACGTTCCAGGCAGAGGAacagcaccaccaccagttcGTCCTGGAGGATTACCGCCTCCATTGATACCAAC ACGAGGAGGAGGAATGCCTAATCTACCACCACGTATCCAACAAGGTATACAGCAAGGCATCACACAGGCTGTTACTGATTCAGTGCTCGATGCTTTTGGATTCGGATcacataaataa
- the shi gene encoding dynamin-1 shibire isoform X3: protein MVAGNDGMEGLIPIVNKLQDAFSALGVSMSLDLPQIAVIGGQSAGKSSVLENFVGRDFLPRGSGIVTRRPLVLQLIHSNMEYGEFLHCRGKKFTNFDEIRKEIEDETDRTTGSNKGISPIPINLRVYSPHVLNLTLIDLPGMTKVPVGDQPADIEHQIREMLLTYIRRENCLILAVTSANQDLATSDALKLAKEVDPEGLRTIGVITKLDLMDEGTDAKDILENKLLPLRRGYIGVVNRSQRDIEGRKDIKTALDAERKFFLSHPSYRHMADRMGTPYLQRVLNQQLTNHIRDTLPALRDKLQKQMLQLEKEVEEYKNFRPDDPTRKTKAMLQMIQQLQTDFERNIEGSGSAAINTSELSGGARINRIFHERFPFEIVKMEFDEKELRREIAFAIRNIHGIRVGLFTPDMAFEAIVKRQIGQLREPSIKCVDLVIAEMGNVVRRCTQKMVRYPRLQEETERIIMSHVREREQKTKDQIMMLCDVELAYMNTNHEDFIGFSNAQQSADNSQKRKLGNQVIRKGYMNIHNLGIMKGGSRDYWFVLTSESLSWYKDEEEKDKKYMLPLDGLKIKDMESGFMSRRHTFALFNPDQRNVYKDYKQLELSCESQEDVDSWKASFLRAGVYPERSSEASTANGGEDGADAGVSSLDPQLERQVETIRNLVDSYMKIVTKTYRDLVPKIIMHLMINESKDFIYSELLAQLYQAGDQSTMMEESPEEERKREEMLRMYHACKQALQIIGDVSMQTSYQPAPPPIKDDWSWRNMAPSPTPMSNNISKAPPPATNPTAPMNRPPPPSSNPSRGAPPPPGRPAPNVPGRGTAPPPVRPGGLPPPLIPTRRNA, encoded by the exons ATGGTCGCTGGCAACGACGGGATGGAAGGCCTTATCCCCATTGTCAATAAATTGCAAGATGCATTTTCTGCATTGG GTGTGTCCATGTCATTGGACTTGCCACAGATAGCAGTTATTGGTGGCCAATCTGCGGGTAAATCATCtgttttggaaaattttgtcGGTAGAGATTTTCTTCCACGTGGTTCAGGTATCGTCACACGAAGACCGCTCGTATTGCAACTGATCCACTCGAATATGG AATATGGCGAGTTCTTACATTGTCGTGGTAAAAAGTTCACCAACTTTGATGAAATACGTAAAGAAATTGAGGATGAAACCGATCGAACCACCGGATCAAACAAAGGCATCTCGCCAATACCAATCAATCTTCGAGTTTATTCACCTCATGTATTAAATTTaactttgattgatttaccCG GCATGACAAAAGTACCGGTCGGTGATCAACCAGCCGACATTGAGCATCAAATTCGTGAAATGCTTTTGACATATATTCGTCGTGAAAATTGTCTGATTTTGGCCGTAACAAGTGCAAATCAAGATTTGGCTACATCTGACGCTTTAAAATTGGCTAAAGAAGTTGATCCAGAAGGTTTACGTACCATCGGTGTAATTACTAAACTTGATTTGATGGACGAAGGTACCGATGCCAAAGATATTCTTGAGAACAAATTATTACCACTCCGACGTGGTTATATCGGTGTGGTTAATCGTTCACAACGTGACATCGAGGGACGTAAAGACATCAAAACAGCTTTAGATGCtgaacgaaaatttttcctcTCCCACCCATCATATCGTCATATGGCAGACCGTATGGGCACACCATATCTTCAACGTGTGCTTAATCAACAACTGACCAATCACATTCGTGATACATTGCCTGCATTGCGCGATAAGCTCCAGAAGCAAATGTTACAGCTGGAAAAAGAAGTGGAAGAATATAAAAACTTTCGTCCGGACGATCCGACTAGAAAGACAAAAGCAATGTTGCAGATGATACAACAGCTACAAACAGATTTCGAACGAAACATTGAAGGATCCGGTTCAGCTGCAATCAATACATCCGAATTATCCGGTGGTGCTCGTATCAATCGCATATTTCATGAACgttttccatttgaaattgttAAAATGGAATTCGACGAGAAAGAACTCCGACGTGAGATTGCGTTTGCCATTCGAAACATTCATGGTATTCGTGTCGGTTTGTTCACACCCGATATGGCCTTTGAAGCTATTGTTAAACGACAAATCGGTCAGCTTCGAGAACCATCAATTAAATGCGTTGATTTAGTTATTGCCGAAATGGGTAATGTTGTTCGCCGTTGTACACAGAAAATGGTTCGATATCCAAGGCTACAAGAAGAAACAGAACGAATCATAATGTCACATGTCCGTGAAcgtgaacaaaaaacaaaagaccaaataatgatgttatGCGATGTTGAATTGGCCTATATGAACACAAATCACGAAGATTTCATTGGATTTTCCAATGCTCAACAATCAGCAGACAATTCACAGAAACGCAAACTAGGAAATCAG GTAATTCGTAAAGGCTACATGAATATTCACAATTTGGGTATCATGAAAGGTGGTTCACGTGATTATTGGTTTGTATTGACCAGTGAATCGTTGTCCTGGTAtaaagatgaagaagaaaaagataaGAAATACATGCTTCCACTTGATGGTCTCAAAATTAAG GACATGGAATCCGGTTTTATGTCACGACGACATACGTTTGCATTGTTCAATCCTGATCAAAGAAATGTCTATAAAGATTATAAACAATTAGAATTGTCATGTGAATCACAGGAAGATGTTGATTCATGGAAAGCATCATTCCTTCGTGCTGGTGTCTATCCCGAACGTAGTAGTGAAGCCAGTACAGCCAACGGCGGTGAAGATGGTGCCGATGCAGGTGTATCTAGTCTTGATCCACAATTGGAACGACAAGTGGAAACAATTAGAAATTTGGTCGATTCATACATGAAAATCGTCACCAAAACATATCG GGACCTCGTTCCCAAGATCATCATGCATCTTATGATCAATGAATCGAAAGATTTCATTTACTCAGAGCTGTTGGCTCAACTTTATCAAGCTGGTGATCAG tCAACGATGATGGAAGAATCTCCAGAAGAAGAACGTAAACGAGAAGAAATGTTGCGAATGTATCATGCTTGCAAACAAGCATTACAAATCATTGGCGATGTATCAATGCAGACTAGCTATCAACCGGCGCCACCACCCATTAAAGATGATTGGTCATGGCGTAATATGGCGCCATCGCCAACACCAATGAGTAATAATATATCAAAAGCACCGCCACCGGCAACAAATCCAACAGCTCCAATGAATcggccaccaccaccaagcTCGAATCCAAGCCGAGgtgcaccaccaccacctggACGTCCGGCCCCGAACGTTCCAGGCAGAGGAacagcaccaccaccagttcGTCCTGGAGGATTACCGCCTCCATTGATACCAAC GAGGAGGAATGCCTAA
- the shi gene encoding dynamin-1 shibire isoform X1 codes for MVAGNDGMEGLIPIVNKLQDAFSALGVSMSLDLPQIAVIGGQSAGKSSVLENFVGRDFLPRGSGIVTRRPLVLQLIHSNMEYGEFLHCRGKKFTNFDEIRKEIEDETDRTTGSNKGISPIPINLRVYSPHVLNLTLIDLPGMTKVPVGDQPADIEHQIREMLLTYIRRENCLILAVTSANQDLATSDALKLAKEVDPEGLRTIGVITKLDLMDEGTDAKDILENKLLPLRRGYIGVVNRSQRDIEGRKDIKTALDAERKFFLSHPSYRHMADRMGTPYLQRVLNQQLTNHIRDTLPALRDKLQKQMLQLEKEVEEYKNFRPDDPTRKTKAMLQMIQQLQTDFERNIEGSGSAAINTSELSGGARINRIFHERFPFEIVKMEFDEKELRREIAFAIRNIHGIRVGLFTPDMAFEAIVKRQIGQLREPSIKCVDLVIAEMGNVVRRCTQKMVRYPRLQEETERIIMSHVREREQKTKDQIMMLCDVELAYMNTNHEDFIGFSNAQQSADNSQKRKLGNQVIRKGYMNIHNLGIMKGGSRDYWFVLTSESLSWYKDEEEKDKKYMLPLDGLKIKDMESGFMSRRHTFALFNPDQRNVYKDYKQLELSCESQEDVDSWKASFLRAGVYPERSSEASTANGGEDGADAGVSSLDPQLERQVETIRNLVDSYMKIVTKTYRDLVPKIIMHLMINESKDFIYSELLAQLYQAGDQSTMMEESPEEERKREEMLRMYHACKQALQIIGDVSMQTSYQPAPPPIKDDWSWRNMAPSPTPMSNNISKAPPPATNPTAPMNRPPPPSSNPSRGAPPPPGRPAPNVPGRGTAPPPVRPGGLPPPLIPTRVSPSPLVNNFLNQVANNQQVQNQMIKIATNPQVQNHLANAAFAALEKPSLPPRPINR; via the exons ATGGTCGCTGGCAACGACGGGATGGAAGGCCTTATCCCCATTGTCAATAAATTGCAAGATGCATTTTCTGCATTGG GTGTGTCCATGTCATTGGACTTGCCACAGATAGCAGTTATTGGTGGCCAATCTGCGGGTAAATCATCtgttttggaaaattttgtcGGTAGAGATTTTCTTCCACGTGGTTCAGGTATCGTCACACGAAGACCGCTCGTATTGCAACTGATCCACTCGAATATGG AATATGGCGAGTTCTTACATTGTCGTGGTAAAAAGTTCACCAACTTTGATGAAATACGTAAAGAAATTGAGGATGAAACCGATCGAACCACCGGATCAAACAAAGGCATCTCGCCAATACCAATCAATCTTCGAGTTTATTCACCTCATGTATTAAATTTaactttgattgatttaccCG GCATGACAAAAGTACCGGTCGGTGATCAACCAGCCGACATTGAGCATCAAATTCGTGAAATGCTTTTGACATATATTCGTCGTGAAAATTGTCTGATTTTGGCCGTAACAAGTGCAAATCAAGATTTGGCTACATCTGACGCTTTAAAATTGGCTAAAGAAGTTGATCCAGAAGGTTTACGTACCATCGGTGTAATTACTAAACTTGATTTGATGGACGAAGGTACCGATGCCAAAGATATTCTTGAGAACAAATTATTACCACTCCGACGTGGTTATATCGGTGTGGTTAATCGTTCACAACGTGACATCGAGGGACGTAAAGACATCAAAACAGCTTTAGATGCtgaacgaaaatttttcctcTCCCACCCATCATATCGTCATATGGCAGACCGTATGGGCACACCATATCTTCAACGTGTGCTTAATCAACAACTGACCAATCACATTCGTGATACATTGCCTGCATTGCGCGATAAGCTCCAGAAGCAAATGTTACAGCTGGAAAAAGAAGTGGAAGAATATAAAAACTTTCGTCCGGACGATCCGACTAGAAAGACAAAAGCAATGTTGCAGATGATACAACAGCTACAAACAGATTTCGAACGAAACATTGAAGGATCCGGTTCAGCTGCAATCAATACATCCGAATTATCCGGTGGTGCTCGTATCAATCGCATATTTCATGAACgttttccatttgaaattgttAAAATGGAATTCGACGAGAAAGAACTCCGACGTGAGATTGCGTTTGCCATTCGAAACATTCATGGTATTCGTGTCGGTTTGTTCACACCCGATATGGCCTTTGAAGCTATTGTTAAACGACAAATCGGTCAGCTTCGAGAACCATCAATTAAATGCGTTGATTTAGTTATTGCCGAAATGGGTAATGTTGTTCGCCGTTGTACACAGAAAATGGTTCGATATCCAAGGCTACAAGAAGAAACAGAACGAATCATAATGTCACATGTCCGTGAAcgtgaacaaaaaacaaaagaccaaataatgatgttatGCGATGTTGAATTGGCCTATATGAACACAAATCACGAAGATTTCATTGGATTTTCCAATGCTCAACAATCAGCAGACAATTCACAGAAACGCAAACTAGGAAATCAG GTAATTCGTAAAGGCTACATGAATATTCACAATTTGGGTATCATGAAAGGTGGTTCACGTGATTATTGGTTTGTATTGACCAGTGAATCGTTGTCCTGGTAtaaagatgaagaagaaaaagataaGAAATACATGCTTCCACTTGATGGTCTCAAAATTAAG GACATGGAATCCGGTTTTATGTCACGACGACATACGTTTGCATTGTTCAATCCTGATCAAAGAAATGTCTATAAAGATTATAAACAATTAGAATTGTCATGTGAATCACAGGAAGATGTTGATTCATGGAAAGCATCATTCCTTCGTGCTGGTGTCTATCCCGAACGTAGTAGTGAAGCCAGTACAGCCAACGGCGGTGAAGATGGTGCCGATGCAGGTGTATCTAGTCTTGATCCACAATTGGAACGACAAGTGGAAACAATTAGAAATTTGGTCGATTCATACATGAAAATCGTCACCAAAACATATCG GGACCTCGTTCCCAAGATCATCATGCATCTTATGATCAATGAATCGAAAGATTTCATTTACTCAGAGCTGTTGGCTCAACTTTATCAAGCTGGTGATCAG tCAACGATGATGGAAGAATCTCCAGAAGAAGAACGTAAACGAGAAGAAATGTTGCGAATGTATCATGCTTGCAAACAAGCATTACAAATCATTGGCGATGTATCAATGCAGACTAGCTATCAACCGGCGCCACCACCCATTAAAGATGATTGGTCATGGCGTAATATGGCGCCATCGCCAACACCAATGAGTAATAATATATCAAAAGCACCGCCACCGGCAACAAATCCAACAGCTCCAATGAATcggccaccaccaccaagcTCGAATCCAAGCCGAGgtgcaccaccaccacctggACGTCCGGCCCCGAACGTTCCAGGCAGAGGAacagcaccaccaccagttcGTCCTGGAGGATTACCGCCTCCATTGATACCAAC AAGAGTCAGTCCAAGTCCATTAGTCAATAATTTTCTGAATCAAGTGGCCAATAATCAACAAGTGCAGAATCAGATGATTAAAATAGCTACCAATCCACAGGTACAAAATCATTTAGCTAATGCTGCATTTGCTGCACTGGAAAAACCATCATTACCACCACGGCCAATAAATCGATAG
- the LOC124491375 gene encoding polyprenol dehydrogenase yields MNIFAPLLSALAVLSHHSSDVKGFEIVINPVFITANRLQFYAVVLPYLLREHQRKVAPYQNNIRILNENDPDIRGNLEGKVAIITGGSRGLGVEVVRSFLRKGARVITTASSNDPRKIESRYKSITKGIPVGKWNLEIWHLDLMSMNSVIRFLDRFKSQNDTRLNYFIGNAGVMFPPFKLSEDGFESQFSINYLGHVLMSYYLLPYLYRTAKDERDQSRLVLVTSCLHHIPTRIRFNDLQSLQVYSPHYAYGLSKLSVLMFIYSLNRTLSIKQDWNERVKVFAVHPGLVDTDLLNTIEIMKQYPSLANQLTFRDTKAGAETIIYASLSSQLKQKGGEYFEDSKATRSSMLSYNLDVQSRLWMVTRNLLEKWTNGYWFEDL; encoded by the exons atCCAGTATTCATAACGGCAAATCGTCTTCAATTTTATGCTGTGGTTCTGCCATATCTATTGCGTGAACACCAACGCAAAGTTGCACCATATCAGAATAATATTcgaattttaaatgaaaatgatcctGATATTCGTGGAAATCTAGAGGGCAAAGTTGCCATCATTACTGGTGGTAGTCGTGGTCTTGGTGTCGAAGTGGTTCGATCATTTCTCCGTAAAGGTGCTCGTGTAATCACTACGGCTTCATCGAATGATCCAAGAAAAATAGAATCCCGATATAAATCGATAACGAAAGGCATACCGGTTGGCAAATGGAATCTGGAAATCTGGCATCTAGATCTAATGTCTATGAATTCGGTGATAAGATTTTTGGATCGATTCAAGAGTCAAAATGATACGcgattgaattattttattgGCAATGCCGGTGTAATGTTTCCGCCATTCAAATTATCCGAGGATGGTTTTGAATCGCAATTTTCTATCAATTATCTTGGTCATGTATTGATGTCATATTATCTATTGCCATATCTATATCGAACAGCAAAAGATGAACGTGATCAATCACGATTGGTATTGGTTACATCATGTTTACATCATATCCCAACAAGAATTCGTTTTAATGATTTGCAATCACTGCAAGTATATTCACCACATTATGCGTATGGATTATCCAAACTATCTGTTTTGATGTTCATCTATTCACTGAATCGTACATTGAGCATTAAACAAGATTGGAATGAACGTGTTAAAGTATTTGCTGTACATCCAGGATTAGTTGATACAGATCTATTGAACACGAtcgaaataatgaaacaatatCCATCACTAGCGAATCAATTGACATTTCGT gaCACAAAAGCCGGTGCAGAAACCATAATATATGCATCATTGTCAAGTCAATTAAAGCAAAAAGGTGGCGAATATTTCGAAGACAGTAAAGCAACCAGATCAAGCATGTTATCATATAATCTGGATGTACAAAGCCGTTTATGGATGGTTACCAGGAATTTACTGGAAAAATGGACCAATGGATATTGGTTTGAAGATCTTTAA
- the LOC124491389 gene encoding chitinase, which produces MKIEIFCLFLITSSLWMMSIEAAREPAVSPYVDATRMPNENYLVDLHRETGLNSVTLAFVLGTGYGCTPSWGGESTLQDSRIINAVKAFKNVGGDVIVATGGAMGPYLEATCSSPDQLADAYKKALDIVDSTHLDIDIEASINVDIMMNALKKLRSMIPSLTISFTMMVQGDDYGIVDILGVDILKRAVQNNVEVNIVNGMTMEFGSKRASWGDAVIAASESLHRQMKQVWPHKSDEELYTMIGVTPMIGRNFNGKIFQIKHAEQLVDWAKQRKIGHLSFWSVGRDNGDCPGGGVSPSCSSIAQNKFEFSKIFQQYSGTHIPDHFSTTKKPSTENPHHSTKPKPLKIDCSTGVQYIPHETYCDKYYWCFEGKPHLEQCANHLVWDPKINSCNYAESAQRTDCI; this is translated from the exons ATgaagattgaaattttttgtctatttttaattacatcatcattatggatgATGTCGATAGAAGCAGCTCGTG aaCCGGCCGTTTCACCTTATGTGGATGCAACAAGAATGCCGAATGAGAATTATCTTGTCGATCTTCATCGTGAAACAGGACTAAATTCAGTTACATTAGCATTTGTATTGGGAACGGGTTATGGTTGTACACCTAGTTGGGGTGGTGAGAGTACATTGCAAGATTCGAGAATAATAAATGCTGTGAAAGCATTCAAAAATGTTGGCGGTGATGTTATTGTTGCTACTGGTGGTGCAATGGGACCATATTTAGAGGCAACTTGTTCGTCACCCGATCAATTGGCCGATGCATATAAAAAAGCATTAGACATTGTAGATAGTACACATCTAGATATCGATATCG AGgcatcaatcaatgttgatataatgatgaatgcattgaaaaaattacgaTCCATGATACCATCATTGACCATATCATTTACAATGATGGTCCAaggtgatgattatggtatTGTCGACATTCTTGGGGTTGATATATTGAAACGTGCCGTTCAGAATAATGTTGAAGTTAACATTGTTAATGGTATGACAATGGAATTCGGATCCAAGCGCGCATCATGGGGTGATGCAGTCATAGCTGCTAGTGAAAGTTTACATCGACAAATGAAACAAGTTTGGCCACATAAATCTGATGAAGAATTGTATACAATGATCGGTGTGACACCAATGATTGGCCGTAATTTTAATGGTAAAATATTCCAAATCAAACATGCTGAACAATTGGTCGATTGGGCTAAACAGAGGAAAATCGGTCATCTATCCTTCTGGTCGGTGGGTAGAGATAATGGTGATTGTCCGGGTGGCGGTGTTTCACCATCATGTTCAAGTATTGCTcagaataaatttgaatttagtAAAATTTTCCAACAATATTCCGGTACACATATTCCGGACCATTTTTCTACGACTAAAAAGCCAAGTACAGAAAATCctcatcattcaacaaaacCTAaaccattgaaaattgattgttcCACTGGTGTACAATATATTCCACATGAAACGTATTGTGATAAATATTATTGGTGTTTCGAAGGTAAACCACATCTGGAACAATGTGCAAATCATCTGGTTTGGGATCCGAAAATTAATTCCTGTAATTATGCTGAAAGTGCACAACGTACTGATTGCATTTAA